From a region of the Pleuronectes platessa chromosome 22, fPlePla1.1, whole genome shotgun sequence genome:
- the LOC128429180 gene encoding eukaryotic translation initiation factor 4 gamma 3 gives MFRRPRAREAVVSLEASASSKKPWTPPVEKTEEEAVRKEQVRPEESVSCVTDNFQAFISNEEMDGEESLQETVELVFKRAVKKPDSAGVFANLCQRLSTVEFQSLSDWSASVSFRSLLVKHCQAEFKKNFDREDISRKGVSCLEPVRDVRVIDRLREEKNNAKPSCRSINTIRFIGELFLSKVLDEKAMHYCIRKLLQNGDGPSLESLYDDSHNLDTVTLVVPVTPALMMLN, from the exons ATGTTCCGGAGGCCCCGTGCCAGGGAGGCTGTTGTGTCCTTGGAGGCATCTGCCTCCTCCAAGAAGCCATGGACCCCACCTGtcgagaagacagaggaggaagctgtgaggaaggagcaggtccgGCCTGAGGAGTCCGTCAGCTGTGTCACGGACAACTTTCAAGCGTTCATAAGTAACGAGGAGATGGACGGTGAGGAGAGCCTGCAGGAAACAGTTGAGCtggttttcaagagggccgtgaagaaaccagactctgctgGAGTCTTCGCCAATCTGTGTCAGCGCCTCTCAACA gttgaattccaatccttgtccgactggtcggccagcgtctccttcaggtccctgctggtcaagcactgccaggcagagtttaaGAAGAACTTTGACAGGGAGGACATTTCACGGAAGGGGGTGTCCTGCctagagccagtcagggacgtgagggttatTGATCGactgagggaagagaagaacaaCGCCAAACCCTCCTGTCGCTCCATAAATACCATccggtttattggggagctgttcctctccaaaGTTCTGGATGAAAAAGCAATGCACTACTGCATCAGGAAGCTGCTGCAAAATGGAGACGGGCCGTCTctcgagagcctct ATGATGACAGCCACAATCTGGACACAGTCACACTCGTTGTCCCTGTAACACCAGCACTGATGATGTTGAATTGA